The Micromonospora sp. NBC_00421 DNA window CTGGAGGGTACGCACGTAGAGGTCCATCCGGTCGACGTTGGTGTCGGTGCTGCTGACCCGGTTGTCGATCAGCTCCTGCACCGGCACCACCAGGCTGACCACCCAGACCAGCAGCACCAGCCCGCCGATCGAGGCGATGAGCTTGGCGTTGCCCCGGACCAGCGCCCGCAGGCCCAGGTAGGTCAGCCCCGCGCCGAGGCCGAGGAACATGCCCCGGTTGAGGGTCATGAACGCCGGCACCATCGACAGCGGCAACGACACCAGCAACGCCACCCGGAACTTGCCGGTACGCACCGAGGTCAGGTACGCCAGCACGCACGGCACCAGCAGCGCGTACGCCGTACCCCAGTTGTTGGTGTACGGGTAGGGCGCGGCGGTCCGGTAGATCGGGGCCCGCGAGACCGGGTTGAACTCGTTGGCCCGCACGTGGGTCAACGCCTGGATGAACCGCTCCCCCGACATGCTGCCCGGCAGCAGCATCTCCACCGGGGTGGTGAGCTGGAAGCGGGGTGCCAGCACGGCCAACCAGCCCAGGGCGACCACGCCCAGCCAGTACCAACCGAGAGGGCGGAGCACCTGGTCCCAGGGGACGCCGTCGCGGACCAGGTTGTAGACGTAGACGCAGACGATCAGGGCGGTCAGCATGAAGCCGAAACGCAACCCGGAGGTGAAATAGGCGGTGACCCGGTCCAGTCGGGTGAAGCTGAGCAGCACCAGGGCGAGCAGCACCAGCCAGCAGGCGGTGCCGGTGGGCAGCGCCACCCGGCCCCGGGTGACCAGCAGGCCCAGCAGCACCACCCCGAACGCCGACCAGCCGAGGTAGAAGCCGCCGAGCACCCACCAGAGCGGCATCAACCCGAACATCGCCAGCAACGGCCAGGTGGGCAGCGGCGGCGGCCCGGCGGGCGATCCGCCCACCCGCCGGTCAGACACCCCGCCCCCGGCGCTGGGCCAGCCGGAGCACCCGCTCTCCGGAGAGCAGTCCGAGCACCACCGGGACGGTCACCAGCACCCGCTTCTCCCGGGGGTTGAGCCGGACCACCCGGCCGAGTTCCCGCACCGCCTCCCGCCGCCGCCGGCCGGAGGCGAGCGCGAAGGCGATCTGGCCGTGCAGCCGGGCCAGACCGGTCCGGCTAGCTGCCAACTCGGGGTGCTTGTCCAGCAGGTAACGGGTGGCCTCGACGATGGTCGCCCAGCGACCGAAGAAGAACGAGCCACCGTGCCAGTCGACCACCACAAGCACCTCGGGCACGATCACCACCGGGCCGTGCCCGGCGATCCGCAGCAGCCACTCGTAGTCCTCGCCGTAGCCGCCGGGCAGCTCCTCGTCGACCGGACCGATCGCGTCCCAGGTGGAACGCCGGATGAGGATGGTGCTGGAGTGCACCTCCATGATCCGGTCCTCGACGAAGTCGGGCAGGGTGACCTCGGCCCGGTCGAGTTGCCGTTCCTTGGCGATGCCCGGCCCCTCCAACCGGATCCCGCAGCTCGCGGCGGCGGCGTCGGGGCGCTGCGCCAGCAGCTCCACCTGCCGGCGAAGCTTCCCCGGCAGCCAGAAGTCGTCGTCGTCGCAGAACGCGATCAACTCGGCAGCGGCCTCGTCGACGCCTGTGTTACGACCGCCGGGCAGGCCCTGCCGGTGGGTGTTGGGAACGTAGCGCAGGGTCCGGCCGGCCGGGACGTCGACGGCCAGCTCGCGCAGGTCGGTGTGGTCGTAGACCACGACGCACTCCACCGGCCCGGGGTAGTCCTGGTCGAGCACCGCGCGGACGGCCCGTTCCAGCAGGCCGGGCCGGTCCCGGGTGGCGATCACCACGGTCACCGGCGGGTGCTGCGGGGCGGCCGTCGGCTCAGTCACGCTTCTCTCCCGTCACCACGAACCCGACCGGCTCGACCCCCACCGCGCGCAGCCGTTCCACCAGTTGGCTCAGCCTGCCGGTGCGGGTCTTGTCCCGGGCGGCGACCAGCACCGCCCGGCCCTCCCGGGCGGCCCGCACGCCCCGCTCGTCGTGCAGGGCGGGTGGCGCGTCGATCACGGTCACCCCGCCGGCCACCGGCGCGTCCAGCGGGACCAGGCGCACCGCACCGGTGCCGATACACAGCTCCTCGCCGTCGGTGGCGGGGGCCTCCTTCGGCAGGACCCGGGGGATGATCTCGGTCTTGTCCGCCGCCGTGGTGGTGGACCGGTAGACCCCGCCGTTCTTCGCATCCTCGGTGGGGAACGGCCGGGGCTTGCGG harbors:
- a CDS encoding O-antigen ligase family protein; this encodes MGGSPAGPPPLPTWPLLAMFGLMPLWWVLGGFYLGWSAFGVVLLGLLVTRGRVALPTGTACWLVLLALVLLSFTRLDRVTAYFTSGLRFGFMLTALIVCVYVYNLVRDGVPWDQVLRPLGWYWLGVVALGWLAVLAPRFQLTTPVEMLLPGSMSGERFIQALTHVRANEFNPVSRAPIYRTAAPYPYTNNWGTAYALLVPCVLAYLTSVRTGKFRVALLVSLPLSMVPAFMTLNRGMFLGLGAGLTYLGLRALVRGNAKLIASIGGLVLLVWVVSLVVPVQELIDNRVSSTDTNVDRMDLYVRTLQAVERSPLLGYGAPNSVDTTLAEEPLGTQGMVWQVLYSHGIPALIAFLAWLVLIAKRLATAVSPAGQWLSTIPVIALVVIPVYAYIDPNMSVIFFAVGAGLAAVNGPVNRAVTLAPGVTQPRPPRAASSAPGVPATGAASATGTASVPARASATVPTRPGRATASVPAPPTGATPTGPASPVPVVPPAPAPTSVPTQAPARPPAPSGGSRPPSGGSRPPSGGSRPPSGGSRPAGGVDAPTVVRPAQPSGAAPPARVTTRTEDQTGTEDGRERA
- a CDS encoding glycosyltransferase family 2 protein — encoded protein: MTEPTAAPQHPPVTVVIATRDRPGLLERAVRAVLDQDYPGPVECVVVYDHTDLRELAVDVPAGRTLRYVPNTHRQGLPGGRNTGVDEAAAELIAFCDDDDFWLPGKLRRQVELLAQRPDAAAASCGIRLEGPGIAKERQLDRAEVTLPDFVEDRIMEVHSSTILIRRSTWDAIGPVDEELPGGYGEDYEWLLRIAGHGPVVIVPEVLVVVDWHGGSFFFGRWATIVEATRYLLDKHPELAASRTGLARLHGQIAFALASGRRRREAVRELGRVVRLNPREKRVLVTVPVVLGLLSGERVLRLAQRRGRGV